A portion of the Candidatus Saccharimonadales bacterium genome contains these proteins:
- the ruvC gene encoding crossover junction endodeoxyribonuclease RuvC: protein MRILGIDPGTATTGFGIIDSQGQKLKFIGGGVITTPAAADMPDRLLTIKREISQVVGEYKPDQMAVELLYFARNSSTAISVGQARGVVLLAAAEASIPVVEFTPLQVKQAVTGYGKATKRQIQEMVQTLLSLSELPRPDDAADALACAIAAAQSVQTP, encoded by the coding sequence GTGAGAATCTTGGGCATCGATCCGGGCACAGCCACAACCGGCTTTGGCATCATTGATAGCCAAGGCCAAAAACTTAAATTCATTGGTGGGGGTGTCATCACCACCCCAGCGGCGGCCGATATGCCCGATCGCCTGCTAACCATCAAGCGCGAAATCAGCCAAGTGGTGGGCGAATACAAACCCGATCAAATGGCCGTCGAATTACTCTACTTTGCTCGCAATTCCAGTACCGCTATTAGCGTCGGTCAGGCTCGCGGGGTGGTCTTACTGGCCGCCGCTGAGGCTAGTATCCCGGTGGTTGAATTCACGCCCTTGCAGGTTAAGCAAGCTGTCACTGGCTATGGCAAAGCTACCAAGCGCCAAATTCAAGAAATGGTCCAGACCCTGCTAAGCTTGTCCGAACTCCCAAGGCCAGATGATGCGGCCGACGCATTGGCCTGCGCCATTGCGGCCGCCCAAAGCGTCCAAACGCCCTAA
- a CDS encoding ComEC/Rec2 family competence protein produces MKTTIHQTTLITAASLAFLIGLVIGRPMFVSGALVVGLFAITLVLGRSRWRNLAIIIMALTLGLWRAGQVRWSDQILASHFGQSVRLEGVVRDDPALNDQNQLSFSLATSRLDDRPYRTNIAVFTHRLPIRRGYQIALVGKLKPSIGANQAEFSFPQTQIISDHISWLERWRLRFFAAERAMIPEPLASFALGLLIGARALIPKTLQAQLAAVGLSHLVAVSGYNLTILVDGVRRVFRNSSKFFVLALSLWLIGGFVAVAGASASIVRAGAVSILVLAAGYYGRTIKPVLLIALVAALTAGLNPHALYSDLGWQLSFAAFAGILIVAPILGERLGLSNHPLGMIALEALAAYLLTLPLILHSFGTFTPIAPLTNLIVMPLVPIAMLASFVAGLAGLAVPLVGGWLAWPAILLLRFIVGVIETGSKLHPLTVQVSIGFMIAWYGLIIGWLAAIWPKRPTPPTWYNDINREADHVRTQQMA; encoded by the coding sequence ATGAAAACGACTATTCATCAAACTACTCTCATAACTGCAGCCAGCTTAGCCTTCTTAATTGGGTTGGTGATTGGGCGTCCGATGTTTGTCTCGGGTGCACTTGTGGTTGGCCTTTTTGCAATCACCTTGGTACTCGGGCGTAGTCGTTGGCGTAATCTGGCAATAATCATTATGGCGCTAACGCTGGGTCTGTGGCGGGCTGGGCAGGTGCGCTGGAGCGATCAAATACTCGCCAGCCATTTTGGTCAAAGTGTTCGCCTCGAAGGTGTAGTCAGAGACGATCCGGCCCTGAATGATCAGAACCAATTGAGCTTCAGTCTGGCGACCAGCCGGCTGGACGATCGGCCCTATCGCACGAACATCGCTGTTTTTACTCACCGCTTGCCCATCCGACGTGGCTATCAAATTGCCTTGGTTGGAAAATTAAAACCTTCAATCGGTGCCAATCAAGCTGAGTTTAGCTTCCCTCAAACCCAAATTATTAGTGACCATATCAGCTGGTTAGAACGTTGGCGACTAAGGTTTTTTGCCGCCGAGCGGGCCATGATTCCTGAGCCTCTGGCCTCATTCGCCCTCGGTTTATTAATCGGTGCTCGAGCTTTAATCCCCAAAACTTTGCAAGCCCAATTAGCGGCTGTGGGCCTTAGTCACCTAGTGGCGGTTAGCGGCTACAATCTGACGATTTTGGTTGATGGTGTGCGGCGAGTTTTTCGAAATTCCAGTAAATTCTTTGTATTAGCCTTGAGCTTATGGCTAATTGGCGGCTTTGTGGCCGTAGCTGGCGCCAGTGCCTCAATCGTCCGCGCCGGAGCCGTTTCAATTCTGGTACTAGCAGCCGGATACTATGGCCGGACCATCAAACCCGTTTTACTTATCGCCTTAGTGGCAGCCTTGACGGCTGGCCTGAATCCGCATGCCCTCTATAGTGATCTAGGCTGGCAGCTATCATTCGCGGCTTTTGCTGGCATTTTGATCGTGGCCCCGATATTGGGGGAACGCTTAGGCCTATCTAATCACCCCCTAGGCATGATTGCGTTGGAAGCTCTAGCTGCCTATCTTTTAACTTTGCCCCTGATTTTACATAGTTTCGGGACTTTTACGCCAATTGCACCACTGACCAATCTGATCGTCATGCCGTTGGTACCAATTGCCATGCTAGCCAGCTTCGTGGCTGGGTTGGCAGGCCTGGCCGTGCCACTGGTGGGCGGCTGGTTGGCTTGGCCCGCCATCTTGCTTTTGCGCTTCATCGTTGGAGTGATTGAAACTGGATCAAAATTACACCCGCTCACTGTTCAAGTTTCGATCGGTTTCATGATTGCATGGTACGGCTTAATCATTGGTTGGCTAGCTGCGATTTGGCCCAAGCGTCCTACACCTCCAACCTGGTATAATGATATTAACAGGGAAGCAGATCATGTCCGGACACAGCAAATGGCATAG
- the ruvB gene encoding Holliday junction branch migration DNA helicase RuvB, translating to MIERLSAHDNSPEDEQIEETLRPRAFDEYVGQSGIKDNLHVAITAAKGRGETVDHILLYGPPGLGKTTLAGVIARELGANIRVTSGPAIERAGDLAALLTNLSDGDVLFIDEIHRLPRNVEEILYPAMEDFGLDIMLGKGPSAKSIRLDLPNFTIIGATTRAGSLSAPLRDRFGMVHRLDYYAPDEIVQILRRSARILGVKLDDAAAAEIAERSRLTPRIANRLLKRVRDYSQVKKVDAISAPIARQALDLLEIDELGLDNADRRLLAAIIENYGGGPVGVETLAAICSEERSTIEDVYEPYLLQIGLLERTNRGRRVTTKAYTHMGADPIERSDQAKLL from the coding sequence ATGATCGAACGCTTAAGCGCCCACGATAATAGTCCGGAAGACGAGCAGATCGAAGAGACTCTGAGGCCGAGGGCTTTTGATGAATATGTTGGTCAAAGTGGCATTAAGGACAATTTGCACGTAGCAATTACAGCCGCCAAAGGGCGAGGGGAAACTGTCGACCACATTTTACTCTACGGACCGCCGGGGTTGGGCAAAACCACCTTAGCTGGAGTGATTGCGCGCGAACTGGGGGCCAATATTCGGGTGACTTCAGGTCCGGCCATCGAAAGGGCCGGGGATCTGGCAGCCCTTTTGACCAATTTGAGCGATGGAGATGTCCTCTTTATCGATGAAATTCATCGCTTGCCTCGCAACGTCGAAGAAATTCTGTATCCGGCCATGGAAGATTTTGGCTTGGATATAATGTTGGGCAAGGGTCCCAGCGCTAAATCAATTCGCCTGGATTTGCCTAACTTCACCATCATTGGTGCCACCACCCGGGCCGGATCGCTGTCTGCACCGCTGCGTGATCGCTTCGGTATGGTTCATCGCTTGGATTACTACGCCCCGGACGAAATTGTTCAAATCTTGCGCCGCTCGGCTCGTATCTTAGGTGTAAAATTGGACGATGCAGCAGCAGCCGAAATTGCTGAGCGATCGCGCCTAACGCCCCGTATTGCTAATCGTCTGCTCAAACGAGTTCGAGATTATTCTCAAGTCAAAAAAGTCGACGCCATCTCAGCCCCCATTGCTCGCCAAGCCCTTGATTTGCTCGAAATCGACGAACTCGGTTTGGATAACGCCGACCGCCGCTTGCTAGCGGCCATTATCGAAAACTACGGCGGTGGGCCGGTCGGAGTTGAGACGCTGGCAGCAATTTGTTCAGAGGAACGCTCGACCATTGAAGACGTCTACGAGCCCTATCTCTTGCAAATCGGGCTACTGGAGCGGACCAACCGGGGTCGGCGCGTAACCACCAAAGCCTATACGCACATGGGCGCCGACCCAATCGAAAGGTCTGATCAAGCCAAGTTGCTGTAG
- the dnaK gene encoding molecular chaperone DnaK, with protein MGKIIGIDLGTTNSAMAVMEGGQPTVVPNAEGGRTTPSVVAVNKNGERLVGQVAKRQAVINSENTIFSVKRLIGRKFEDDEVQRDIKLMPYKIEKGNGGVKVKMGDKSYSPEEVSAMILAKLKADAEAFTGGPVTEAVITVPAYFNDAQRQATKDAGKIAGLEVKRIINEPTAAALAYGLDKKKEEKIVVYDLGGGTFDVSVLELGDGVFEVKSTNGDTHLGGDDFDLVIMNHLVDEHKKEQGIDLKNDKAALQRLKEAAEKAKIELSSTTESEINLPFITADASGPKHFTHNLTRAKLEQLVGDLIEKTAKPCQSALKDAGLKASDINEVILVGGMTRMPAVQAKVQELFGKEPLKGVNPDEVVAIGAAVQGGVLAGDVKDVLLLDVTPLSLGLETLGGVSTKLIERNTTIPTSKSQVFSTAADSQTSVEINVLQGEREFAKDNKSLGRFILDGIPPAPRGIPQVEVTFNIDANGIVNVSAKDKGTGKEQHITIQQSGNLSEDEIKRMQAEAEAHADEDKQKKEQIEAKNQLDGMIYTAEKTLKDAGDKASDEDKKALEEAITEAKTKLESEDKDELDKAASDLSEKMQKVGAAMYAADAPGTDGAPEEVEATEKDGEPVEGEVVEPDAASGPSESENPKEEK; from the coding sequence ATGGGTAAAATTATCGGAATCGATTTAGGTACAACTAACTCGGCCATGGCCGTTATGGAAGGCGGGCAACCGACCGTCGTTCCCAACGCCGAGGGTGGCCGCACTACGCCATCGGTGGTAGCAGTTAACAAAAATGGCGAACGCTTGGTGGGTCAAGTGGCTAAACGCCAAGCTGTTATCAATAGTGAAAACACCATCTTTAGCGTTAAGCGTCTAATCGGACGCAAGTTCGAAGACGATGAGGTTCAGCGCGATATCAAGCTGATGCCTTACAAGATTGAAAAGGGCAATGGTGGCGTCAAAGTCAAAATGGGAGATAAGAGCTACAGCCCAGAGGAAGTTTCGGCCATGATCCTAGCCAAGCTGAAGGCCGATGCCGAGGCTTTCACTGGCGGCCCAGTAACGGAAGCCGTTATCACTGTACCCGCCTACTTTAACGATGCTCAACGCCAGGCCACCAAAGACGCTGGCAAGATCGCTGGTCTTGAGGTCAAACGCATTATCAACGAGCCGACCGCGGCCGCTTTGGCCTACGGCCTCGATAAAAAGAAAGAAGAAAAGATTGTGGTTTACGATCTAGGTGGCGGTACCTTCGACGTATCCGTGTTGGAATTGGGCGATGGCGTCTTTGAAGTTAAAAGTACCAACGGTGACACCCATTTGGGTGGCGACGACTTTGACCTCGTCATCATGAACCACTTGGTGGATGAGCACAAGAAAGAGCAGGGCATTGATCTCAAAAATGACAAGGCCGCCCTGCAACGACTCAAAGAAGCCGCCGAGAAGGCCAAAATCGAACTGAGTTCCACCACCGAGAGCGAAATCAATCTACCGTTCATTACGGCCGATGCTTCCGGTCCTAAGCATTTTACCCACAACCTAACGCGAGCCAAATTGGAGCAACTGGTCGGTGATCTGATCGAAAAAACTGCTAAACCTTGCCAGTCAGCGCTAAAGGATGCCGGTCTTAAGGCTAGCGACATCAACGAAGTCATCTTGGTTGGCGGTATGACTCGCATGCCGGCGGTTCAGGCCAAGGTTCAAGAACTCTTCGGCAAGGAACCCCTCAAGGGTGTTAACCCGGATGAGGTGGTGGCCATTGGTGCGGCCGTGCAAGGCGGTGTGCTGGCTGGCGACGTCAAAGACGTGCTATTGCTGGATGTAACTCCTCTGTCATTGGGGCTAGAAACCCTGGGCGGTGTATCGACCAAGCTGATTGAGCGCAACACCACTATTCCGACTTCTAAGAGTCAGGTATTCTCAACCGCCGCCGATTCGCAAACGTCCGTTGAAATTAACGTATTGCAAGGTGAGCGCGAATTTGCCAAAGACAACAAAAGTCTAGGCCGCTTCATTCTGGATGGCATCCCCCCGGCACCACGCGGCATACCGCAGGTCGAAGTGACTTTCAATATTGACGCTAACGGCATCGTTAACGTCAGTGCTAAAGATAAAGGCACTGGCAAGGAGCAACACATTACCATTCAGCAAAGCGGCAACTTGAGCGAGGATGAAATTAAGCGCATGCAAGCTGAGGCTGAGGCTCACGCTGATGAAGACAAGCAAAAGAAAGAGCAAATTGAGGCCAAGAATCAGCTTGATGGCATGATCTACACAGCCGAAAAAACCCTCAAAGACGCCGGCGATAAAGCATCAGATGAAGATAAAAAGGCGCTGGAAGAAGCCATCACCGAGGCCAAGACCAAGCTGGAGAGCGAAGACAAGGACGAGCTGGACAAGGCTGCTAGCGACCTGAGCGAAAAGATGCAAAAAGTTGGCGCCGCTATGTATGCGGCTGACGCCCCTGGAACCGATGGTGCCCCGGAAGAAGTCGAAGCTACCGAGAAAGACGGTGAACCGGTTGAGGGTGAGGTGGTCGAGCCCGACGCTGCCTCCGGGCCAAGCGAAAGTGAAAATCCGAAAGAAGAAAAATAA
- a CDS encoding nucleotide exchange factor GrpE, with product MTAEKKTARKPKPIGSDQALEELKSDLQRVQADFVNFRRRIEGERGELMESAKVMVVEELLPLFDNLDRALAHAPAELAGNAWVQGVEQVAKQVTETLANLGVEVFGAVDDHFDPKLHEAIAHEGEGEAIIEVFQKGYRSGERVIRPAMVKVGHLKKEGKS from the coding sequence ATGACGGCCGAAAAAAAGACAGCCAGAAAACCAAAACCGATCGGGTCCGATCAAGCTCTGGAGGAGCTCAAATCTGATTTGCAGCGGGTCCAGGCCGACTTTGTTAATTTTCGTCGTCGAATTGAAGGCGAGCGGGGAGAATTAATGGAATCCGCCAAGGTCATGGTGGTCGAGGAATTGCTACCTCTGTTCGATAACCTCGATCGCGCCCTCGCCCACGCTCCGGCTGAACTGGCGGGCAACGCTTGGGTGCAAGGCGTGGAACAAGTAGCTAAGCAGGTCACAGAAACTCTAGCGAACTTGGGTGTCGAGGTTTTTGGGGCGGTGGACGATCATTTTGACCCCAAACTGCACGAAGCCATTGCCCACGAGGGCGAGGGCGAAGCAATTATCGAAGTATTTCAAAAGGGCTATCGCAGCGGTGAGCGCGTTATCCGGCCGGCGATGGTCAAGGTCGGACACTTAAAGAAGGAAGGCAAGTCATGA
- a CDS encoding transcriptional regulator encodes MTPRQAQILASIVETYAQTAEPVGSLALSQQMTYSPATIRAEMMALEQTGLITHPHTSAGRVPTDQGYRHYVNNLGTPATNRRIEYALTKRISGAGPADEAIKTAASSLSELTHNLGLATLSQGVFTAGLTQLFSQPEFSDHLAARQTYEVSRLLDSLDQWLVEAAPTGRVSVYIGAENPIGKSSGCSLIVSRFSSPYSDRSYIGVLGPTRQNYNQVIGLVDYASRILEEELV; translated from the coding sequence ATGACTCCAAGACAAGCCCAAATTTTAGCATCTATCGTCGAAACTTACGCCCAAACAGCCGAACCGGTTGGTTCGCTGGCACTCAGTCAACAAATGACTTATTCGCCAGCCACTATTCGAGCCGAGATGATGGCCTTGGAGCAAACCGGCCTGATAACCCATCCCCATACCTCGGCCGGTCGAGTGCCGACCGATCAGGGTTATCGGCATTACGTTAACAATTTAGGCACCCCAGCCACTAACCGGCGAATCGAATATGCTTTAACCAAGCGCATTTCTGGCGCCGGTCCGGCCGATGAAGCCATCAAAACGGCTGCCAGCTCGCTATCTGAGCTAACCCATAATCTGGGGCTAGCAACTCTCTCGCAAGGCGTCTTCACGGCCGGCCTGACCCAGCTATTTTCCCAGCCGGAATTCAGCGATCACTTGGCCGCTCGCCAAACCTATGAGGTCAGCCGCCTGCTAGACAGTTTGGATCAATGGTTGGTGGAAGCTGCTCCAACTGGGCGCGTTAGCGTCTACATTGGGGCCGAAAATCCGATTGGCAAATCCAGCGGCTGCTCACTGATCGTTTCCCGCTTTAGTTCACCTTACAGCGATCGTAGCTACATCGGTGTGCTGGGACCAACGCGGCAAAACTATAACCAAGTTATTGGGCTGGTTGATTACGCCAGCCGCATATTGGAGGAAGAATTAGTATGA
- the dnaJ gene encoding molecular chaperone DnaJ, whose amino-acid sequence MATTKKDYYEVLGVAKTASDEEIKKAYRKLAMEHHPDKHGGSDAKFKEVGEAYEVLKDPQKRQAYDQFGHADAQGNPFGGGAGGAGFDPNNFDFSNMGGVGDIFDMFFRGGAGGRARPQSGRDLQVTLTLDFKEAVFGATREIQLDLDDTCDRCAGKMAEPGSGLKQCPTCDGSGVVTKVQSTILGSFQQQSICGTCEGLGEVPEKPCTKCHGSGVVHKARKITIKIPAGVDNDATIRMSGQGAATRGGRKGDLYVQILVRSSNQFTRSGHNILSQATIGMADAALGTEVPVETVDGPVKLKVPAGTQSGKVIKLSDRGVPLVNSSRRGDHLVTVNVITPTKLTQHQKQLLEEFAKDDGKKHFWNK is encoded by the coding sequence ATGGCAACGACTAAAAAAGATTATTACGAAGTTCTGGGCGTGGCCAAAACGGCATCTGATGAGGAAATCAAAAAAGCCTATCGCAAGCTGGCCATGGAGCATCATCCGGATAAGCATGGCGGCAGCGATGCCAAGTTCAAAGAGGTGGGCGAGGCTTACGAAGTCCTAAAAGATCCGCAGAAGCGTCAGGCTTACGATCAGTTTGGACATGCCGATGCTCAGGGCAATCCTTTTGGTGGTGGCGCTGGCGGAGCTGGCTTTGACCCCAACAACTTTGACTTTAGTAACATGGGCGGCGTTGGCGATATCTTCGATATGTTCTTCCGCGGAGGCGCTGGCGGCCGAGCCCGCCCCCAAAGTGGCCGTGACCTTCAAGTTACCTTAACGCTCGATTTCAAAGAGGCCGTCTTTGGTGCCACTCGCGAAATCCAATTGGACCTAGACGACACCTGTGATCGTTGCGCCGGCAAAATGGCCGAACCGGGCAGCGGGCTTAAGCAATGCCCGACTTGCGATGGCAGTGGCGTGGTAACCAAAGTTCAAAGCACCATTTTGGGCAGTTTCCAACAGCAAAGCATTTGTGGCACCTGCGAGGGGCTGGGTGAAGTACCAGAAAAGCCCTGCACCAAATGCCATGGCAGTGGGGTGGTGCACAAGGCCAGAAAGATCACTATCAAAATCCCGGCTGGGGTCGATAATGATGCAACTATTCGCATGAGCGGCCAAGGTGCTGCCACTCGAGGCGGTCGCAAAGGTGATCTTTATGTTCAGATTTTAGTTCGCAGTAGCAATCAATTTACCCGCAGCGGCCACAATATTTTGAGCCAAGCTACCATCGGCATGGCTGATGCTGCTTTGGGCACCGAGGTGCCGGTGGAGACGGTTGATGGCCCAGTTAAATTGAAAGTTCCAGCCGGCACACAAAGCGGCAAAGTTATTAAATTGAGCGATCGGGGTGTGCCGCTAGTTAATAGCTCGCGCCGGGGCGATCACTTAGTGACGGTTAACGTCATAACGCCAACTAAGTTAACCCAGCATCAAAAACAGCTATTGGAAGAGTTCGCCAAAGATGACGGTAAAAAACATTTTTGGAATAAATAG
- a CDS encoding PH domain-containing protein produces the protein MPNPNQPAPVTETILAQRHKHWINVAPVMFSTLILALVFVAASSYYAGHTDTVNQYIPVAGISALTFIYWVLIIGIALLAIWIYRQNRIVLTNHHIMQYTRRGLFDHSVSQFSLIKLQDVSCRQKGILANLLSYGDIEIETAGEEENFSFKQVPSPQTLADQIMQAHEALESAQTKPDEV, from the coding sequence ATGCCCAATCCAAACCAACCAGCGCCCGTCACTGAAACAATCTTGGCCCAGCGGCACAAACATTGGATTAATGTAGCGCCGGTGATGTTTTCGACTTTGATTCTAGCCTTGGTATTCGTTGCGGCTAGCAGCTATTATGCGGGCCACACCGACACAGTGAACCAGTACATCCCAGTTGCCGGCATTAGCGCGCTGACTTTTATTTACTGGGTCTTAATCATCGGAATTGCACTCCTGGCAATCTGGATTTATCGCCAAAATCGGATTGTGTTGACTAACCACCATATAATGCAATACACCAGACGGGGCCTGTTCGACCATAGTGTCTCGCAATTTAGTCTGATCAAATTGCAAGACGTCTCCTGCCGCCAAAAAGGCATATTGGCTAACCTGCTCAGTTACGGTGATATCGAAATTGAGACGGCGGGGGAAGAGGAGAATTTTTCTTTTAAACAAGTGCCCTCTCCGCAGACCCTGGCTGATCAAATCATGCAGGCTCATGAAGCCCTGGAATCGGCCCAGACCAAACCCGACGAAGTTTAA
- a CDS encoding YebC/PmpR family DNA-binding transcriptional regulator, translating to MILTGKQIMSGHSKWHSIKHQKAAADAKRGAAFTKLANAITIAAKQGGGDPVVNFKLRLVMGKARSANMPQANIERAIKKGTGELGGAQVEEILYEGYGPGAVAILVEVATDNRNRAASEVRSAFTKHGGRLAEAGAVAFQFEQKGQIVLNQTGDEAELAAIDAGADDMNEEDGKLYVYTPAAKLDQVRSALAAQNRPIDSAELAYIPRTSVTISDRKILNQLIAIMETLDDLDDVTETYANFEVAGELELAEQ from the coding sequence ATGATATTAACAGGGAAGCAGATCATGTCCGGACACAGCAAATGGCATAGTATAAAACACCAAAAAGCGGCGGCCGATGCCAAACGGGGCGCGGCTTTTACTAAGCTCGCCAATGCCATCACTATTGCGGCCAAGCAAGGCGGTGGCGATCCAGTAGTGAACTTTAAGCTGCGACTAGTCATGGGCAAGGCCCGCTCGGCCAATATGCCTCAGGCCAACATTGAGCGAGCCATCAAAAAAGGCACCGGCGAATTAGGTGGGGCCCAAGTTGAGGAAATTCTCTACGAAGGTTACGGCCCAGGAGCCGTGGCCATTTTGGTGGAGGTCGCAACCGATAATCGTAATCGAGCCGCTTCCGAAGTCCGCAGCGCTTTTACCAAACATGGCGGGCGCTTGGCCGAGGCTGGCGCGGTGGCTTTTCAGTTTGAGCAAAAGGGGCAAATCGTCTTAAATCAAACTGGCGATGAGGCTGAGCTAGCCGCCATCGATGCCGGCGCCGATGATATGAACGAAGAAGATGGCAAGCTCTATGTTTACACTCCAGCCGCCAAACTTGATCAGGTGCGCTCAGCTCTAGCGGCGCAGAACCGACCGATTGATTCGGCTGAGCTGGCCTACATTCCGCGCACCAGCGTCACTATCAGCGACCGTAAAATCTTGAACCAGCTGATTGCCATCATGGAAACGTTGGATGATTTGGATGACGTTACCGAAACTTACGCCAACTTCGAGGTGGCAGGCGAACTTGAGCTGGCCGAGCAGTGA
- the ruvA gene encoding Holliday junction branch migration protein RuvA, whose translation MIARIRGKLVEKTFDSAIVEAGGVGYEVLALARDLANQKIGDEVTFITHQYIREDQQTLYGFGQAEDRQFFSKLLTISGIGPKVALAVLQAATPTKLNQAIATGNPDILRGVSGIGNKTAQRITLELKGKINAPAAQAQDETYQALVGLGYSSSQSAEAAAKVPTEVVDPAERVKAALKGLAK comes from the coding sequence ATGATCGCGCGCATTCGGGGGAAGCTAGTCGAGAAGACTTTTGATAGCGCCATCGTCGAGGCTGGCGGTGTCGGCTACGAAGTATTGGCTCTAGCGCGTGATCTCGCTAACCAAAAAATCGGCGACGAGGTAACCTTTATTACCCACCAATACATTCGCGAGGATCAACAAACTCTCTATGGTTTCGGCCAGGCCGAGGATCGCCAATTTTTTAGCAAACTCCTAACTATTAGCGGCATTGGGCCAAAAGTTGCCTTGGCAGTTTTGCAAGCCGCTACCCCAACCAAGCTTAACCAGGCCATCGCTACTGGCAACCCGGATATATTACGCGGCGTCAGTGGCATTGGTAACAAAACGGCCCAACGCATCACCCTAGAACTCAAAGGCAAAATTAATGCCCCAGCTGCTCAAGCTCAGGATGAAACCTATCAAGCTCTGGTGGGTCTGGGTTATTCTAGTTCTCAGTCGGCCGAAGCGGCTGCTAAAGTTCCCACCGAGGTAGTGGACCCCGCTGAACGCGTCAAAGCGGCCTTGAAAGGGTTGGCCAAATGA